Proteins found in one Nitrosopumilus maritimus SCM1 genomic segment:
- a CDS encoding metal ABC transporter substrate-binding protein — MNNQIKIILVAFGVIVPVMSFALWNVDSPAELPDSDLEIQKINVLASFYPIEEFTKKVGKDKVNVSLLVNPGAEPHDWEPQVKDLQRIQETDLIIINGLGFETWIDDVAEINSDVNVIDTSNGIDPIYIESDYRLQISAKSKELTTDPHIWLNPITIKTQVQNIADALIEFDPQNKIYYQNNADAYKLELDSMDKKIRNELAQCSKKDFFAFHDAFSYFAQEYGLNQHTVLKSIDPLSEPSPQDIQEVIDLARILNANVIFTEEGVNPKMSQVIADEIGSKVLMLSPLEFGDEDGTFMERMDNNLINLKDALCN, encoded by the coding sequence GTGAATAATCAAATCAAAATAATACTTGTCGCATTTGGAGTGATTGTTCCTGTTATGTCGTTTGCTTTATGGAATGTTGACTCTCCTGCAGAACTACCTGACTCTGATTTAGAAATACAAAAAATCAATGTATTGGCCTCATTTTATCCCATTGAGGAGTTTACAAAAAAAGTGGGCAAAGATAAAGTGAATGTTTCATTATTAGTTAATCCTGGAGCGGAGCCTCATGATTGGGAGCCGCAAGTAAAAGATCTTCAAAGAATACAAGAAACAGATCTGATAATAATTAATGGTCTTGGATTTGAAACTTGGATTGATGATGTTGCTGAAATCAATTCTGATGTAAATGTAATCGATACTAGCAACGGTATAGACCCAATCTATATTGAATCCGATTACCGATTGCAAATTAGTGCAAAATCAAAAGAACTTACGACAGATCCTCATATCTGGCTTAATCCAATAACAATTAAAACACAAGTGCAAAATATTGCTGATGCGCTAATAGAATTCGATCCTCAAAATAAAATTTATTATCAAAATAACGCTGATGCATACAAACTTGAGCTTGATTCTATGGATAAAAAAATCAGAAATGAATTGGCGCAATGCAGCAAGAAAGATTTCTTTGCATTTCATGATGCATTTTCATATTTTGCCCAAGAATATGGATTGAATCAACATACTGTCTTAAAGTCAATTGATCCTCTAAGCGAACCCAGTCCGCAGGATATTCAGGAAGTAATTGATTTGGCAAGAATCTTGAATGCCAATGTCATATTTACTGAAGAGGGAGTAAATCCAAAAATGTCTCAAGTAATTGCTGATGAGATTGGCAGCAAAGTACTGATGTTGTCTCCGTTAGAGTTTGGAGATGAAGATGGCACCTTTATGGAAAGAATGGATAATAATCTCATTAATTTGAAAGATGCTTTGTGCAATTAG
- a CDS encoding cupredoxin domain-containing protein, whose product MKTLAIFSVLMLFSIISLSPAFADHSEVTVVPADGSGSPGCEKTADGCYIPSTATVDVGGVVIMSNTDTAGHTYTSGNPEDGPDGIFDSSLLMTGNSFEWSPDEVGEYDYYCMVHPWMLGTIIVQEVSAEEDDVMEQPMKAEMFGWDRFESMQDPGVGHEEHQLAILLAPSENTYAGTLRYDASEPIQLVSLRGPLGSDETAGKIWTPDGKTKFELTLVDQESSSGEWDFSGNALAVHTFNTNQFVVDVQIDYEEIPPQKSMMEEDMMKDDSMMEQETMMADDSVMETTSDEAESSGGGCLIATAAYGTELAPQVQFLREIRDNTVMSTASGASFMTGFNQLYYSFSPTIADLERENPMFKESVRAFITPMISTLSIMTLAEDGSEAEVLGLGISVIALNLAMYIAAPAVVVWQIKKRI is encoded by the coding sequence GTGAAAACGCTAGCAATCTTTTCAGTTTTAATGTTGTTTAGTATCATTTCTTTATCTCCTGCTTTTGCAGATCATTCAGAAGTTACAGTTGTACCTGCAGATGGTTCTGGCTCACCTGGTTGTGAAAAAACTGCAGATGGATGTTACATTCCAAGTACTGCAACAGTTGATGTTGGCGGTGTTGTAATCATGTCAAACACTGACACTGCAGGACACACATACACTTCAGGAAATCCTGAAGATGGACCTGATGGTATCTTTGATAGTAGTTTGTTGATGACTGGAAATTCATTTGAATGGAGTCCAGATGAAGTTGGTGAATATGATTATTATTGTATGGTTCATCCTTGGATGTTGGGAACAATAATTGTTCAAGAAGTATCTGCAGAGGAGGATGATGTGATGGAGCAACCCATGAAGGCTGAAATGTTTGGTTGGGACAGATTTGAATCAATGCAAGATCCTGGCGTTGGCCATGAAGAGCATCAACTAGCAATTTTGTTGGCTCCAAGCGAGAATACCTATGCTGGAACATTAAGATATGATGCATCTGAACCTATTCAACTTGTAAGTTTGAGGGGTCCACTTGGATCTGATGAAACTGCTGGAAAAATTTGGACTCCTGACGGTAAGACTAAATTTGAGTTGACCCTAGTTGATCAAGAATCTTCTTCTGGCGAATGGGATTTTTCTGGAAATGCTCTAGCCGTTCATACTTTTAATACAAATCAGTTCGTAGTTGACGTTCAAATTGATTATGAAGAAATCCCTCCACAAAAATCTATGATGGAAGAAGACATGATGAAAGATGACTCTATGATGGAACAAGAAACTATGATGGCAGATGATTCTGTGATGGAAACAACATCTGATGAAGCAGAGTCTAGTGGTGGTGGGTGTTTGATTGCAACAGCAGCATATGGAACAGAACTGGCACCACAAGTTCAATTCTTAAGAGAAATTCGAGATAACACTGTAATGAGTACGGCATCTGGTGCATCCTTTATGACTGGTTTTAACCAATTGTATTATTCATTCTCACCAACAATTGCTGATCTGGAACGAGAAAACCCAATGTTTAAAGAATCTGTACGAGCATTCATCACACCAATGATTTCAACATTGTCTATTATGACATTGGCTGAAGATGGTTCAGAAGCAGAAGTTTTAGGATTGGGAATATCTGTTATTGCACTTAACTTGGCAATGTATATTGCAGCACCTGCTGTTGTTGTATGGCAAATCAAAAAGAGAATTTAG
- a CDS encoding ZIP family metal transporter has translation MELSNKSSKVKIVASGIIPFAFLVIMIAYIFGPGADLLDLGIPLPEITMERVDFVESEIQITVRNTGPIPVEVAMADVNDRIQPAAVEPDRYLNRYETALVRIPFEWNEAEPYIVGITIEDGTRFEKEIEAAAPALEPTIELAAFFAIIGTYVGIIPVMIGLLWLPFIKKISKQKYHFFLALTAGLLLFLGIDSIEEAVEVSQENLAGSFNGMLLIATVITFSFLGLYYTGEKLVQRASSSKLAKPVAIALMISIGIGLHNFGEGLAIGAAVGLGSIAFSTFLIVGFALHNTTEGIAIAAPMSRGKLMIGKLAAMGMIAGAPAIFGAWIGGFVYSPFTSVVFLSVGAGAIFQVIITVLKWIREEGDKNLSSASVASGFAVGMLVMYLTSILV, from the coding sequence ATGGAACTTAGTAACAAATCATCCAAAGTAAAGATAGTTGCAAGTGGCATTATCCCATTTGCATTTTTGGTAATTATGATTGCATACATTTTTGGTCCTGGTGCAGACCTGCTTGATTTGGGAATACCTTTACCTGAAATTACAATGGAGAGGGTAGATTTTGTAGAATCTGAAATACAAATCACAGTCAGAAATACTGGACCAATTCCAGTTGAAGTTGCAATGGCCGATGTTAATGACAGGATACAACCTGCTGCAGTCGAACCTGATAGATATCTAAACAGGTATGAGACAGCTTTGGTAAGAATTCCTTTTGAATGGAATGAAGCAGAGCCTTACATTGTAGGAATCACCATTGAAGATGGAACTAGATTTGAAAAAGAGATTGAAGCTGCGGCTCCTGCATTAGAACCAACAATTGAACTCGCTGCATTTTTTGCTATTATTGGAACTTATGTTGGAATTATCCCTGTGATGATCGGTTTACTTTGGTTACCCTTTATCAAAAAAATTAGCAAGCAGAAATACCACTTTTTTTTGGCATTGACTGCAGGATTGTTGTTATTTTTGGGAATTGATTCTATTGAGGAGGCAGTAGAAGTTTCTCAAGAAAATCTTGCTGGTAGCTTTAATGGCATGTTGCTTATTGCTACTGTTATCACATTTTCATTTCTTGGATTGTATTATACTGGAGAAAAATTAGTTCAAAGAGCAAGTTCTTCAAAACTTGCAAAACCTGTTGCAATTGCTTTGATGATTTCTATTGGAATAGGACTACATAACTTTGGTGAAGGACTAGCAATAGGTGCTGCAGTAGGCTTGGGTTCTATTGCATTTAGTACATTTTTGATTGTTGGATTTGCTCTTCATAATACTACTGAAGGAATTGCAATTGCTGCACCTATGTCTAGAGGAAAATTGATGATTGGGAAACTTGCTGCAATGGGCATGATTGCAGGTGCACCTGCAATTTTTGGCGCTTGGATTGGCGGATTTGTATATTCTCCATTTACCTCTGTTGTCTTTTTGTCTGTTGGCGCAGGCGCAATATTTCAAGTCATTATTACTGTTCTAAAATGGATTCGAGAAGAAGGTGACAAAAATCTCTCCAGTGCATCTGTAGCATCTGGATTTGCAGTAGGAATGCTTGTAATGTATCTGACAAGTATTCTAGTTTAG
- a CDS encoding multicopper oxidase domain-containing protein codes for MIKSRSGIMLILLIAVGTISVLFTAFPEGIDAQQEENTFVTHTGAVVKTTGEVLDPLYTSATVEFDPMEYLRDFNYGRILQLDDGTTLREYTIIANDDEIMEVSPGIFYNVWTFNGTVPGPTIRATEGDVVRIKFINNGEKEHTMHFHGIHPAGMDGVFEPVGGNGGQFVYEFEAGPVGVHPYHCHVMPLEEHIVHGLYGVFIVDPKEERPPADEMVMVLNGLDTDFDTENNFYAANTIPFYYQHHPIQINANELIRVYVVNMVEFDPINNLHLHGNLYKYYPTGTDIVPSFYTDMITLSQTERGIMEFEYEYPGKYLFHAHKVEFSEKGWVGIFMVNEDENNVDSEGYGT; via the coding sequence ATGATAAAATCACGTTCAGGAATTATGTTGATATTACTAATTGCAGTTGGAACCATCTCTGTACTCTTTACCGCATTTCCTGAGGGAATTGATGCTCAACAAGAAGAGAATACTTTTGTCACACATACTGGCGCTGTGGTAAAAACAACTGGAGAAGTACTGGATCCTCTGTATACTAGTGCAACAGTAGAGTTTGATCCTATGGAATATCTGCGAGATTTCAATTATGGTCGTATTTTACAATTAGATGATGGCACAACTCTGCGCGAATACACGATAATTGCTAATGATGATGAAATAATGGAAGTATCGCCTGGAATATTTTACAATGTTTGGACATTTAATGGAACAGTTCCAGGACCAACAATAAGAGCAACAGAAGGAGATGTTGTTCGAATCAAGTTCATCAATAACGGAGAAAAAGAACACACGATGCATTTTCATGGAATTCATCCTGCTGGAATGGATGGTGTTTTTGAACCTGTAGGTGGAAACGGGGGACAATTCGTTTATGAGTTTGAAGCAGGTCCTGTGGGCGTTCATCCTTATCACTGCCATGTAATGCCACTTGAAGAACACATTGTTCATGGTTTGTATGGAGTATTCATTGTAGATCCCAAAGAAGAACGTCCACCAGCTGATGAAATGGTTATGGTTCTAAACGGTCTTGATACTGATTTTGACACTGAAAATAATTTCTATGCTGCAAATACCATTCCATTCTATTATCAACATCATCCAATTCAAATCAATGCCAATGAATTGATTCGAGTTTATGTTGTCAACATGGTGGAATTTGATCCTATAAACAATCTTCACTTACATGGAAATCTGTACAAATATTATCCGACAGGAACTGACATTGTGCCGTCATTTTACACGGACATGATAACACTGTCTCAGACTGAGCGTGGAATTATGGAATTTGAATATGAATATCCTGGAAAATACCTTTTCCATGCGCACAAAGTGGAATTTTCTGAAAAAGGATGGGTTGGAATATTCATGGTAAATGAAGATGAAAATAATGTAGACTCCGAGGGATATGGAACTTAG
- a CDS encoding metal-dependent transcriptional regulator, which translates to MTGKQKEKPSVKKEKRLESIKKAHSQKNSFTTTMEDYLEVIYELVELKGHASPTDISNYMGVRPPSVTKMLQKLDSAGCLEYAKYRGIKLTAKGISIANDIRQKHSELLNFFEIIGVDRSIANKDAEGIEHHINPKTMKQLRKFTTFLKSNPDLLVLFNK; encoded by the coding sequence ATGACTGGCAAACAAAAAGAGAAACCTTCTGTTAAAAAAGAAAAAAGACTAGAATCAATCAAAAAAGCACATAGCCAAAAAAATTCGTTTACTACAACTATGGAAGACTATCTTGAAGTGATCTATGAATTGGTTGAATTAAAAGGACACGCATCTCCTACTGACATTTCAAACTATATGGGAGTTCGTCCACCTAGCGTAACTAAAATGCTACAGAAATTAGATTCTGCTGGCTGTCTGGAATATGCCAAGTATCGTGGAATAAAACTAACTGCCAAAGGAATCAGTATTGCAAATGACATACGCCAAAAACACAGTGAATTGTTGAACTTTTTTGAAATTATTGGAGTGGATAGATCCATTGCAAACAAGGATGCAGAGGGAATAGAGCATCACATAAACCCAAAAACTATGAAACAACTAAGAAAATTTACCACTTTTCTAAAATCCAATCCTGATTTACTTGTTTTATTTAACAAATGA
- a CDS encoding Kelch repeat-containing protein encodes MKKISFFLILLIFPVSDIFAEEDSEGWKRLADMPEVRSEMESAAIDEKIYVVGGIANTNQVSNSVFVFDTKDESWSTGTPMPIELHHAGTAAHDGKLYVVGGYMKGWSPSNALLIYDSVKDSWSQGKDMPTARGALTAEFVDGKLYAVGGFNENSRTENEVYDPADDSWEKMAPMPTAREHLASAVLDGQLFVIGGRAGQVNSDANEMYDYTSDTWKILEPLPTARSGLAASVISGAVFVFGGESSLRTFEENEAYIPEEGWFAQQPMPIPRHGLASSTVGDNIYLIGGGVVPGFSFSGITEKYHNTVVPEFGVLSIVILGISTVMIILFTKPKFQHIIQQ; translated from the coding sequence ATGAAAAAAATATCATTTTTCTTAATTCTGTTAATTTTTCCTGTTTCAGATATTTTTGCAGAAGAAGATTCAGAAGGGTGGAAAAGATTGGCAGACATGCCAGAAGTAAGGTCAGAGATGGAATCAGCTGCAATTGATGAAAAGATCTATGTGGTGGGAGGCATAGCCAATACAAATCAAGTATCAAATTCTGTTTTTGTTTTTGATACCAAAGATGAATCATGGAGTACTGGAACCCCAATGCCAATAGAATTACATCATGCTGGAACTGCAGCCCATGATGGGAAGCTGTATGTTGTTGGAGGATACATGAAAGGGTGGAGTCCATCAAACGCATTACTAATTTATGATTCTGTCAAAGATTCTTGGAGTCAGGGCAAGGATATGCCAACTGCTCGCGGTGCACTGACTGCAGAATTTGTAGACGGCAAGCTGTATGCAGTTGGAGGATTCAATGAGAATTCCCGTACTGAAAATGAAGTGTATGATCCTGCAGACGACTCTTGGGAGAAAATGGCCCCAATGCCTACAGCCAGGGAACACCTAGCATCAGCAGTTCTAGACGGACAGTTGTTTGTCATTGGTGGCAGGGCAGGACAGGTAAATTCTGATGCAAACGAAATGTACGACTATACCTCAGATACTTGGAAAATATTAGAACCACTTCCAACTGCAAGAAGTGGATTGGCTGCATCTGTTATTAGCGGAGCAGTTTTTGTTTTTGGGGGAGAAAGCTCACTAAGGACATTTGAAGAAAATGAAGCATACATTCCTGAAGAAGGATGGTTTGCACAGCAACCAATGCCAATACCAAGACATGGCTTAGCATCATCAACTGTAGGGGACAACATCTATCTTATTGGCGGGGGAGTAGTTCCAGGTTTTAGCTTTAGTGGAATTACTGAAAAATATCACAACACAGTCGTTCCAGAATTCGGCGTCTTGTCAATTGTGATTTTGGGAATCTCAACTGTCATGATAATTTTGTTTACAAAGCCTAAATTTCAACACATCATTCAGCAATGA
- a CDS encoding spermidine synthase has product MSSLSYSKLSQEMLWKLKVLTFSSGAIVMALEIATSRILTPVFGSTIYTWGSLIGVILSGLSLGYFLGGRIADKHPKFDKICGIVFSVGLFIVGMPFFASHVVDFSLAIMPISQYTPLLATFLLLMLPSVLLGFVSPYVIKLGTKSLQKVGNMSGNLYSIATVGSIFGTFVTVFVLIPNVTVHQIIFGLGIALIASSLIGLKISPKIIAIGIVIILIVPWSSFSVSTISHNGMLIFEKETMFSHLDIIEYGDNRSLYLDGLRHSSMNMRDPLDLVIDYTEYFHLGMMFNPAAKDILFVGGGGFSGPKNFLALYPDTKIDVIEIDSDVIDVAKTYFNLETNPRLQIFNDDARKHLSMFDKKYDLIILDAYATNYVPYHLMTHEFFQLLEKRLEPNGIVVSNLIGSIEGNNSPLVRSVYKTMKETFPVSYVFPTEEKPTFIQNIMIVSSNQPYEFDRLLLLELSKNSPVDYLSDELSRQEHFYTGIIATTDVPFLTDQYNPSEVLINPITKNPYLQDLPENQIDEKQHLEYSMNLILGIILIIIAGMWLFYFKKRIWNFN; this is encoded by the coding sequence ATGAGCTCTCTGTCTTATTCAAAACTATCTCAGGAAATGTTGTGGAAACTCAAAGTTCTCACATTTTCTTCTGGCGCTATTGTTATGGCCTTGGAAATTGCGACAAGCAGAATTCTTACTCCTGTATTTGGAAGCACAATTTACACTTGGGGAAGCCTGATTGGCGTAATCCTAAGCGGTTTGAGTCTTGGTTATTTTTTGGGAGGTCGCATAGCAGACAAACATCCGAAATTTGACAAGATTTGTGGAATTGTTTTTTCAGTAGGGCTCTTTATCGTGGGCATGCCATTTTTTGCATCACATGTCGTAGACTTTTCTCTTGCAATCATGCCCATTTCCCAATACACTCCATTGCTTGCAACTTTTTTGCTGTTGATGCTTCCGTCTGTCTTGCTTGGATTTGTCTCTCCTTATGTAATCAAGCTTGGCACAAAATCCTTGCAAAAAGTTGGAAATATGTCTGGCAATCTTTATTCTATTGCAACTGTAGGAAGTATTTTTGGAACATTTGTTACTGTTTTTGTTTTAATTCCTAATGTAACAGTACACCAGATAATTTTTGGATTAGGAATTGCATTAATTGCCAGTTCCCTAATTGGCCTTAAAATATCTCCAAAGATTATTGCAATTGGCATTGTTATAATTTTGATTGTTCCGTGGTCTTCTTTTTCTGTAAGTACAATATCTCACAATGGAATGCTAATTTTTGAAAAAGAAACTATGTTTAGCCATTTGGATATTATAGAATACGGCGATAATCGAAGTTTGTATCTTGATGGATTGCGGCACAGCTCTATGAACATGCGTGATCCGCTAGATTTGGTGATAGATTATACTGAGTACTTTCATTTGGGGATGATGTTTAATCCTGCAGCTAAAGATATTTTGTTTGTAGGTGGAGGGGGATTTTCAGGACCAAAAAACTTTCTGGCATTATATCCTGACACAAAAATTGATGTAATTGAAATTGATTCTGATGTAATTGATGTTGCCAAGACCTACTTTAATCTAGAAACAAATCCCCGGCTGCAGATATTCAATGATGATGCAAGAAAACATCTCTCAATGTTTGACAAGAAATATGATCTTATAATCCTGGATGCATATGCTACAAATTATGTTCCTTATCATTTGATGACTCATGAGTTTTTTCAATTACTTGAAAAAAGACTTGAGCCAAATGGCATTGTTGTATCCAATCTAATCGGCTCAATTGAAGGAAATAACTCCCCTTTGGTACGTTCTGTATACAAAACAATGAAAGAGACATTCCCAGTATCCTATGTTTTTCCAACTGAAGAAAAACCCACATTCATTCAAAATATCATGATAGTTTCATCAAATCAGCCTTACGAGTTTGACAGATTGTTGCTTTTGGAACTCTCAAAAAACAGTCCTGTGGATTATTTGAGTGATGAATTAAGCAGACAAGAGCACTTCTATACTGGAATAATCGCGACAACTGATGTTCCATTTTTGACTGATCAATACAATCCTTCGGAAGTTTTGATTAACCCTATTACAAAAAATCCATACCTTCAGGATCTTCCAGAAAACCAAATTGATGAAAAACAACATCTTGAATATTCTATGAACTTGATATTGGGAATTATATTGATTATTATTGCTGGAATGTGGTTGTTCTATTTCAAAAAACGAATATGGAATTTTAATTAA
- a CDS encoding multicopper oxidase family protein yields MFIIFSGSIFLSGIDSADALKAKNAKSPKSFGKATSNIVCGDKLCGEIPQNVSDGGAKLLSTVSSVSVSNNDTFDLTASQITKNIDGKTLQMFGYNEQTPGPLLIVSQGDEITVNFTNNLDLPTTVHWHGLRLDSASDGVPGVSQDPVLPGETFQYSLKFPDTGIFFYHPHVKTEMQMDMGLYGNILVESKNSDNLPVDYEIPLFLDDISIVDNELQSFDPDITTHTLMGRFGNTMIANGDANLSLEFKQGDIVRFYLTNAANTRTFDFGIEQQKIKLIADDASEYERQEFVDSVIMASSERRTIDVLFEESGQYDITHSTSDKTYVLGTISVTPSLNKIDSSFYSIEQNSDIVQEIDQFRKFFSDPPDLELEFDIKTMSMDDHSMSMGVHEKEIDEIEWEDEMPKMNAMSDDENTKWIIRDMNSGKEGFDIGYQVNVGDVKKIRLYNNPESAHPMQHPIHIHGQRVLVLSEDGIPNENLAWKDSVLVPTGKTVDILVDFSNPGNWVMHCHILEHAEAGMITEITVN; encoded by the coding sequence TTGTTTATTATTTTTTCTGGCAGTATTTTTTTAAGTGGTATTGACAGTGCAGATGCACTAAAGGCTAAAAATGCAAAATCCCCAAAAAGCTTTGGAAAAGCAACAAGCAATATTGTCTGTGGGGATAAACTATGCGGTGAAATTCCTCAAAATGTCTCTGATGGCGGTGCCAAATTACTTTCAACAGTTTCCTCTGTATCTGTTTCAAACAATGACACATTTGATCTTACTGCAAGTCAAATCACAAAAAACATTGATGGTAAAACACTTCAAATGTTTGGCTATAATGAACAAACTCCTGGCCCTCTATTGATAGTTTCACAAGGCGACGAGATAACTGTAAATTTTACCAATAATCTTGATTTACCTACTACTGTTCATTGGCATGGGTTAAGACTTGATTCTGCTAGTGATGGAGTGCCTGGAGTTTCACAAGACCCTGTGCTTCCTGGAGAAACTTTTCAATATTCTCTAAAATTCCCTGACACTGGAATTTTCTTCTATCACCCTCATGTAAAAACAGAAATGCAAATGGATATGGGATTGTATGGAAATATTCTAGTTGAATCAAAAAACTCCGATAATCTCCCTGTAGACTATGAAATTCCATTATTCCTAGACGATATTTCGATTGTGGATAATGAACTGCAATCATTTGACCCTGATATTACCACTCATACGCTAATGGGACGATTTGGAAACACCATGATTGCTAATGGGGATGCAAATCTTTCACTTGAATTCAAACAGGGCGATATTGTGAGGTTCTACCTCACAAACGCTGCAAACACCAGAACTTTTGATTTTGGAATTGAACAGCAAAAAATCAAATTAATTGCAGATGATGCAAGTGAATATGAAAGACAAGAATTTGTTGACTCTGTAATTATGGCATCTTCTGAGAGAAGAACTATTGATGTATTATTTGAAGAATCAGGACAGTATGATATTACACATTCAACATCTGACAAAACATATGTTCTTGGAACTATCTCTGTCACCCCCTCTTTGAACAAAATTGATTCCAGTTTTTACTCTATAGAACAAAATTCTGACATAGTCCAAGAAATTGATCAGTTTAGAAAATTCTTCTCTGATCCTCCTGACTTGGAACTTGAATTTGACATTAAAACAATGTCTATGGATGATCATTCAATGAGTATGGGAGTTCATGAAAAAGAGATTGATGAAATTGAATGGGAAGATGAAATGCCAAAAATGAATGCGATGTCTGATGACGAAAACACAAAATGGATTATACGCGATATGAATTCCGGAAAAGAAGGATTTGATATTGGCTATCAGGTAAATGTTGGGGACGTCAAAAAAATCAGATTGTACAACAATCCAGAATCTGCCCATCCCATGCAACATCCAATACATATTCACGGACAACGAGTCTTGGTCTTGTCTGAAGATGGAATTCCAAATGAGAATTTGGCCTGGAAAGATTCTGTTTTAGTTCCTACTGGAAAAACTGTAGATATTCTAGTTGACTTCTCAAATCCTGGAAATTGGGTTATGCATTGTCATATTCTTGAGCATGCAGAAGCTGGAATGATTACTGAAATTACCGTAAATTGA
- a CDS encoding ferric reductase-like transmembrane domain-containing protein, giving the protein MIKLKIKNNFVTRHSLVFSIALSLTFVFWLAHYEWHDEMRLWRAFGDSGYTLLFVTLIIGPLSKIWTRTSFLLKWRREFGIWFAALATTHGILIAHGWANWDVAQFFGYEFVPQLGRMVRLEPGFGLANTLGFVAFLWIAIMAITSSDRAMKWLGASSWKWIHTGSHIVFYLVAIHTSYFLFIHYTESFHKNVPPESTFIIPFVAMSVIVLALQISSYIKVVRSKNKRIVQK; this is encoded by the coding sequence ATGATTAAACTAAAAATTAAAAATAATTTTGTAACTAGACATTCTCTTGTATTTTCTATTGCATTGTCATTGACTTTTGTTTTTTGGTTAGCTCACTATGAATGGCATGATGAAATGCGATTGTGGAGGGCGTTTGGCGATTCTGGATACACTTTGTTATTTGTAACTCTGATTATAGGTCCGTTAAGTAAGATATGGACACGAACATCTTTCTTGCTCAAGTGGAGAAGAGAATTTGGGATTTGGTTTGCTGCCCTTGCAACAACTCATGGAATTCTTATTGCACATGGATGGGCAAATTGGGATGTTGCCCAATTCTTTGGGTATGAATTTGTCCCCCAATTGGGCAGAATGGTGAGACTGGAACCTGGATTTGGGCTTGCAAACACGCTGGGATTTGTAGCATTTTTGTGGATTGCAATTATGGCCATAACCTCTTCAGATAGGGCAATGAAATGGTTAGGGGCATCATCTTGGAAGTGGATTCATACTGGTTCCCACATTGTTTTTTATCTAGTTGCCATTCACACGTCCTATTTTCTTTTCATTCATTATACGGAATCTTTCCACAAAAATGTGCCACCAGAAAGCACTTTCATAATTCCTTTTGTTGCTATGAGTGTGATAGTTCTCGCTTTGCAAATATCATCTTACATCAAAGTTGTAAGATCAAAAAACAAAAGAATTGTCCAAAAGTAA
- a CDS encoding DsbA family protein, whose product MKLSKKIIIGAIIIAIIFLLHSLVSPEIDKKFTPENDSDTLSNNDFNSVPPSVSPVVGDPDAPVTIFAFNDYQCTSCKYWYDTNYSEISEKLVETNKANIVFLDVSPLGDDSILISQATFCADEQKKYSEYQEMLYVSQQEIDTWAKSDQLKNFALELDLDIDQFSNCLDSGKYGQDIQSNIDYTNSLGVEKIPLFKIVNFKGEEHVFKGGIPRVLFEEVVDRFQD is encoded by the coding sequence ATGAAATTAAGCAAAAAAATTATCATAGGTGCAATTATTATTGCAATCATATTTTTGTTGCACAGCTTGGTTTCCCCTGAGATAGACAAAAAATTTACTCCGGAAAATGATTCAGACACTCTTTCAAATAATGATTTTAACAGTGTACCTCCGTCAGTTTCCCCTGTAGTCGGTGATCCTGATGCTCCTGTAACAATTTTTGCATTCAATGACTACCAATGCACTTCTTGTAAATATTGGTATGATACTAACTATTCTGAAATCTCAGAAAAACTTGTTGAAACAAACAAAGCCAACATTGTATTTTTGGATGTTTCCCCGTTAGGAGATGATTCTATTTTAATATCTCAAGCTACTTTTTGTGCAGACGAACAAAAAAAGTATTCAGAATACCAGGAAATGCTATACGTGTCGCAACAAGAAATTGATACTTGGGCAAAATCTGATCAATTAAAGAATTTTGCATTAGAACTTGATTTGGATATAGACCAGTTTTCAAACTGCTTAGATTCAGGAAAATATGGCCAAGACATTCAATCTAATATTGATTACACAAATAGTCTTGGCGTTGAAAAAATTCCTTTATTCAAGATTGTCAATTTCAAAGGAGAGGAACATGTTTTCAAAGGTGGAATTCCAAGAGTGTTGTTTGAAGAAGTTGTTGATAGATTCCAGGATTAA